The following proteins are co-located in the Candidatus Paracaedibacter acanthamoebae genome:
- the fliM gene encoding flagellar motor switch protein FliM translates to MSDQEDKPEIEIAEEQPLASETEADSNKAKSVYTDDSGSGFLKGSTSAQQGISSLVSSSAVYYERLPMLEVVFDRLVRLMTTTMRNFSGENVEISLESISSVRFGDYMNSIPVPAMVNVFLAEEWDNHGIVLVDTDLIYTMIDVLLGGRRGNAPMRFDNRHFTTIEMSLIERLVMVFLSDLSAAFDPICPITFRFDRMETNPKFASITRPTNVAVMVRLGVQLDTRGGCIELLVPYATLEPIRELLLQNFMGEKFGRDSIWESHLIKELLHTDLEVEAILDEIMLELSTVMDWKVGSQLQLNAKPESLVKIVCGDIPLFMGAVGKKAGNVAVKIDHIINNEEA, encoded by the coding sequence ATGAGTGACCAAGAAGATAAGCCAGAAATTGAAATTGCAGAAGAGCAGCCTCTGGCCAGTGAAACGGAAGCTGATTCTAATAAAGCTAAGTCAGTTTACACGGACGATAGTGGGTCTGGTTTTCTAAAGGGATCGACAAGCGCGCAGCAAGGAATTTCATCGCTGGTCAGCAGCAGTGCCGTTTATTATGAACGATTGCCGATGCTTGAGGTCGTTTTTGATCGTTTGGTACGCCTGATGACAACCACAATGCGTAATTTTAGCGGTGAAAATGTTGAAATTTCCTTAGAGTCTATTTCGTCTGTTCGATTTGGTGACTATATGAATAGTATCCCCGTCCCTGCTATGGTCAATGTATTTCTAGCAGAAGAGTGGGACAACCATGGTATTGTCCTGGTGGATACAGACCTAATTTACACCATGATTGATGTTTTGTTAGGGGGGCGGCGAGGGAATGCACCGATGCGATTTGATAATCGCCACTTTACAACCATTGAAATGAGTTTGATTGAACGATTAGTTATGGTGTTCTTATCGGATCTCAGTGCGGCCTTTGATCCCATATGCCCGATCACTTTCCGTTTTGATCGAATGGAAACCAACCCAAAGTTCGCCTCAATTACCCGTCCAACTAATGTTGCGGTTATGGTGCGCTTAGGTGTTCAATTGGATACGCGGGGGGGATGTATTGAATTATTGGTTCCTTATGCGACGCTTGAACCTATTCGTGAGTTGTTATTACAGAACTTTATGGGTGAAAAATTTGGACGTGACTCCATTTGGGAAAGCCATTTAATTAAGGAATTACTCCATACAGATTTGGAGGTAGAAGCAATTCTTGATGAGATAATGTTAGAATTGTCGACCGTCATGGATTGGAAAGTGGGCAGCCAATTACAACTGAATGCCAAGCCTGAGTCGTTGGTCAAAATCGTTTGTGGCGATATTCCCTTATTTATGGGGGCAGTTGGTAAAAAAGCAGGAAATGTAGCGGTCAAAATTGACCATATTATAAATAATGAGGAGGCGTAA
- a CDS encoding flagellar basal body-associated FliL family protein, protein MSEEKENAGLPVSSDGGKGKIIIIGIFVLLIVVAAGLFFTPVGASLLGHKEPAKEEVKKEESATPELDVTKVAFTTLPEILLNLRNASGKSSFLKVTFIVQSPTEEVGKKVEKLKPILINQFQEYLRGLDIEDLAGSAGLQRVRNELLTRTNNVLAPDKASDILIGPFLIQ, encoded by the coding sequence ATGTCTGAAGAAAAAGAAAATGCAGGGTTACCAGTCAGCAGCGATGGTGGCAAAGGCAAAATTATCATTATTGGAATATTTGTTCTTCTAATTGTTGTGGCTGCGGGTCTGTTTTTTACGCCCGTTGGCGCGAGTTTATTAGGCCATAAAGAACCTGCTAAGGAAGAGGTTAAAAAAGAAGAATCCGCCACTCCTGAGCTTGATGTGACAAAAGTTGCCTTTACAACTCTTCCTGAAATCTTATTGAATCTTAGAAATGCAAGTGGTAAGTCCAGCTTTTTAAAAGTTACTTTTATTGTTCAGTCTCCCACGGAAGAAGTCGGTAAAAAAGTAGAAAAATTGAAGCCGATTCTTATCAATCAGTTTCAAGAATACTTAAGAGGCTTGGATATTGAAGATTTAGCCGGCTCGGCGGGCTTGCAACGTGTTCGGAATGAGCTATTGACCCGAACGAATAATGTCCTGGCTCCGGATAAAGCGTCGGATATCCTTATTGGTCCCTTCTTGATTCAGTAA
- a CDS encoding heme biosynthesis protein HemY translates to MKRAWLSLLFLILKLALAGILVAVAYYLPGEGNTQLRFVDYIIDIKTGALAAGCVAVIILTFYVFKFLAWVKQLPVKLKQQLQERRLRRAKECLLESYIAMSSGELDVALDMATKSKGLDKADVFHDIFEAQALFMAGEFEQAELKFDKLRHCKKTKFLGLRGLISMRKKQNRQEETRLLLIEALKDRPHSVWVLKELLDHNLKHLEFDKANTVVEQLRITGHLDKQKSHRYQALVAWLRALQAKRSGDQSAFETYAHQSLKLDPKLTAATLELAQYYQGQGQSSKCIKTLERGYENLPHLDYLGVFQAVFSQETTLDQYRLVENIIGKKLDHRASHVILATLAIAAKLWGQARLHINILNERPTQLVYSLLADLERAEHPNHSQTISDYLKLAVQGMPEGEWVCHNCHTTQLSWNVFCPSCQAFDQITWETQAMPTSSIALIK, encoded by the coding sequence ATGAAAAGAGCATGGTTAAGTCTATTATTTTTAATTCTTAAACTCGCTTTGGCTGGAATTCTGGTGGCGGTTGCCTATTATTTGCCGGGAGAGGGAAATACACAGCTGCGTTTTGTGGATTATATTATTGATATTAAAACAGGCGCTTTGGCTGCGGGATGTGTTGCTGTTATTATCTTAACTTTTTATGTATTCAAATTTTTGGCTTGGGTAAAACAATTGCCAGTAAAGCTGAAACAACAGTTACAAGAACGGCGGTTACGTCGTGCTAAAGAATGTCTCTTAGAATCTTATATAGCGATGTCTTCAGGCGAGTTAGATGTCGCCCTTGATATGGCCACGAAATCAAAAGGGTTAGATAAGGCCGATGTCTTTCATGATATTTTCGAAGCTCAAGCCTTATTTATGGCGGGAGAATTTGAACAGGCAGAATTAAAGTTTGATAAGTTACGGCATTGTAAAAAAACAAAATTCCTGGGGCTCCGCGGTCTTATTTCGATGCGCAAAAAGCAGAATAGACAGGAGGAAACCCGCCTTTTGTTGATCGAAGCATTGAAAGATCGTCCCCATTCGGTGTGGGTATTAAAGGAACTGTTGGACCATAATTTAAAACATCTTGAATTTGATAAAGCCAATACAGTGGTTGAACAGTTACGGATTACCGGCCATTTGGATAAGCAAAAATCCCATCGATATCAGGCTTTAGTTGCTTGGTTGCGGGCTTTACAGGCAAAGCGATCCGGCGATCAAAGTGCTTTTGAAACGTATGCCCACCAAAGTCTAAAATTAGATCCAAAATTAACAGCAGCTACTCTAGAACTGGCTCAGTATTATCAGGGTCAGGGACAGTCATCAAAATGTATTAAAACCCTAGAGCGAGGGTATGAAAATTTACCGCATCTTGATTACTTAGGGGTGTTCCAGGCTGTTTTTAGTCAAGAGACTACTCTTGATCAATATCGTCTTGTTGAAAATATTATTGGCAAGAAATTGGACCATCGCGCCTCCCATGTTATTTTAGCAACCCTGGCGATAGCAGCTAAGTTATGGGGGCAGGCCCGGTTACACATCAATATTCTTAATGAACGACCCACTCAACTTGTCTATAGTTTGCTCGCTGATTTAGAACGAGCAGAGCATCCTAACCATTCGCAAACCATTTCCGATTATCTTAAACTTGCTGTTCAAGGAATGCCTGAAGGTGAATGGGTGTGCCATAACTGCCACACTACTCAACTTTCGTGGAATGTTTTTTGCCCTAGCTGCCAAGCATTCGATCAAATTACATGGGAAACTCAAGCTATGCCAACTTCTTCGATAGCATTGATCAAATAA
- a CDS encoding uroporphyrinogen-III synthase, producing the protein MTYVLLTRPEEDCQELKTKLIVPTISSPLLKVTQKVKRITLPEGVTDLIATSARVFEMITNIKSMVATPVWCVGEATAAAAKAAGFNTIFQVNRSAQEILERIVNECPKESSHFAHIGGSVVHVDLAEALVKLGFKADRIIIYETEAAQSLSPEAETIMQAGLVQQIPFFSLRTAEVFIDIAKKSEWADKLGRVTALAHSEAIARSLRQISWKEVIVVPDLSAQRIVDYYKRPGDPSMKQIPFIGQLLATAAVAAIISMLTVSLWPVPSPQDLLPSVTSNDLQALTEEVASVKEKIKSTSEIEEKIQYLTETMAQLQKEIADQKTEKSEAPPIIEAPKPAEPSAPPIVKDSMDSFRNLQQELTTGSVRASTVIEVNKHLPADQQLPRSVISIRDLLDQLQVLPELKREINLEVENSLWQKAINSMGLKVRKTEPTPLKDQAINGLKRLDFSFLEALDAVPLPGDWALWVKECHQTKNVLNVVSTHLNQNSSTTAGDYK; encoded by the coding sequence GTGACGTATGTTTTACTCACCCGACCAGAAGAAGATTGCCAAGAATTAAAAACAAAATTAATAGTCCCTACAATCTCCTCTCCTCTTTTAAAAGTAACACAAAAGGTTAAAAGGATTACTTTGCCAGAGGGAGTAACGGACTTAATTGCAACATCGGCGCGGGTTTTTGAGATGATCACCAATATCAAATCAATGGTGGCAACTCCTGTGTGGTGTGTGGGGGAGGCAACAGCTGCGGCGGCAAAAGCAGCAGGATTTAATACAATTTTTCAGGTCAATCGGTCTGCCCAAGAGATTTTAGAACGCATTGTCAATGAATGTCCTAAAGAATCATCACACTTTGCCCATATTGGAGGGTCAGTGGTTCATGTGGATTTGGCCGAAGCACTGGTCAAACTAGGGTTTAAAGCTGACAGGATCATTATTTATGAAACTGAAGCTGCCCAGAGTTTGTCCCCAGAGGCAGAAACTATCATGCAAGCGGGACTTGTCCAGCAAATACCGTTTTTTTCTCTCAGAACGGCTGAGGTTTTTATTGATATTGCTAAAAAAAGTGAATGGGCTGATAAGTTAGGGCGGGTTACAGCCTTGGCTCACAGTGAAGCAATTGCGCGGAGCTTGCGACAAATCAGCTGGAAAGAAGTTATTGTTGTGCCAGATCTATCGGCTCAACGCATTGTTGATTATTATAAGCGACCAGGGGATCCTTCTATGAAACAGATACCTTTTATCGGACAACTTTTAGCGACAGCTGCTGTTGCTGCTATTATTTCGATGTTAACTGTTTCTTTGTGGCCAGTGCCATCTCCTCAAGATTTACTCCCCTCAGTAACCTCGAATGATTTGCAGGCCCTTACAGAAGAGGTGGCATCCGTTAAAGAAAAAATTAAATCAACTTCTGAGATAGAAGAAAAAATCCAATATCTGACCGAAACTATGGCACAATTGCAAAAAGAGATTGCTGACCAAAAGACTGAAAAATCTGAAGCGCCACCTATTATAGAGGCACCCAAACCCGCAGAACCTAGTGCGCCACCTATCGTAAAAGATTCAATGGATAGTTTTAGAAATCTCCAGCAGGAGCTAACAACAGGTTCAGTGCGGGCAAGTACAGTTATTGAAGTAAATAAGCACTTGCCAGCTGATCAGCAATTACCGCGGTCTGTAATTTCAATTCGGGATTTGTTGGATCAGCTTCAAGTATTGCCGGAATTAAAACGAGAAATTAATCTCGAAGTAGAGAATTCGCTATGGCAAAAAGCGATAAACTCTATGGGGCTAAAGGTGCGAAAAACAGAACCTACTCCCTTAAAAGATCAAGCAATCAATGGATTAAAAAGATTAGACTTTAGTTTTTTGGAAGCATTAGATGCAGTACCCCTTCCTGGTGATTGGGCGCTGTGGGTTAAAGAGTGTCATCAAACTAAAAATGTTCTTAATGTTGTTTCTACACACTTAAATCAGAATTCGTCCACGACGGCGGGAGATTATAAATGA
- the hemC gene encoding hydroxymethylbilane synthase: MGCLRLGTRGSPLALKQAEIARKQLAAVGVERMETIIITTTGDRIVDKPLYDIGGKGLFAKELQQALLEEKIDIAVHSLKDMEWHFPAGLQLTAVLEREDPRDCFISLNHSHYHDLPPNSVIGTCSPRRVSQLHYRLPTVLTIPLRGNVQTRLQRLEEMGLDGIILAVAGLKRLDLTHRITMYLEPEFMIPSAGQGVIALESRINDHQTNEILRQINHPPTWECITAEKAVLAHINGSCHTAIGVYAQRSDDGILFMRAVLEYDGRVRLASGEGADPYELANQVARSLLT, from the coding sequence ATGGGTTGTTTACGGTTAGGAACTAGGGGAAGCCCTCTTGCGCTTAAGCAAGCGGAGATAGCAAGGAAACAATTGGCTGCTGTCGGAGTTGAGAGGATGGAAACCATCATTATTACCACGACGGGTGACAGAATTGTCGATAAACCGCTGTATGATATTGGGGGCAAGGGGTTATTTGCAAAGGAATTGCAACAGGCTCTTTTAGAAGAAAAGATTGATATTGCCGTTCATTCCCTTAAAGATATGGAGTGGCATTTCCCGGCGGGATTGCAGCTTACTGCTGTGTTAGAACGAGAGGACCCTCGAGACTGTTTTATTTCATTAAATCATTCTCATTATCATGATTTACCACCAAATTCTGTTATTGGGACATGTTCTCCCCGCCGTGTTTCCCAATTGCATTATCGCCTTCCAACAGTTCTGACTATACCGCTGCGCGGGAATGTTCAAACTCGATTGCAACGCCTCGAGGAAATGGGATTAGATGGTATTATTTTAGCGGTGGCCGGATTGAAAAGATTGGACTTAACTCATAGAATTACAATGTATCTGGAACCAGAGTTTATGATTCCATCAGCAGGTCAAGGGGTGATTGCCCTGGAAAGCCGAATTAATGATCATCAGACGAATGAAATTTTGCGTCAAATAAACCATCCACCGACTTGGGAGTGTATTACAGCAGAGAAGGCTGTGCTCGCCCACATTAATGGAAGCTGTCACACCGCGATCGGCGTATATGCACAGCGATCTGATGATGGTATACTATTTATGAGAGCTGTTTTAGAATATGATGGACGAGTGAGACTCGCAAGCGGTGAGGGGGCTGACCCCTATGAACTCGCCAACCAAGTAGCAAGGAGCCTTTTGACGTGA
- a CDS encoding metal ABC transporter permease yields MYEIFIDPFVEYVFMRRALLACLAISLSCGPLGVLLVLRRMSLMGDALSHAILPGIAMGYLISGLWLPGLSLGGAMAGLLVAAASGFVTRRTILHEDASFTGFYLIALALGVLILSVKGGNMNLTHFLFGSVLAVDHPTMMYIVGVTTISLITLATIYRPLVYECFDPTFVRLLGSREGKYHALFMVLVVINLVGACQALGTLMALGIMMLPAITARLISTQVWSTALRSMIIAAICSYLGLILSFQFNWPSGPTIILLCGIIYLVVLTVTTLKSHSLA; encoded by the coding sequence ATGTATGAAATCTTTATTGATCCTTTTGTCGAATATGTCTTTATGCGCCGCGCCTTATTGGCCTGTCTGGCTATTTCTTTGAGTTGCGGCCCCTTAGGGGTTTTGTTGGTTCTGCGACGTATGAGTTTGATGGGGGACGCTCTTTCTCATGCCATCTTGCCAGGAATTGCGATGGGGTACTTAATCTCTGGTTTATGGCTACCAGGGTTAAGTTTGGGAGGGGCGATGGCGGGCTTATTGGTGGCAGCGGCCAGTGGATTTGTAACTCGACGAACCATTTTGCATGAGGATGCTAGTTTTACGGGATTCTATTTGATTGCTTTAGCCTTGGGGGTTCTCATCCTTTCCGTTAAGGGTGGTAATATGAACTTAACGCATTTTCTATTCGGGAGCGTGTTAGCTGTTGATCATCCAACAATGATGTATATTGTTGGTGTGACGACTATTTCTCTTATTACGCTTGCCACCATTTACCGCCCGCTCGTTTATGAATGTTTCGATCCAACCTTTGTGCGCTTGTTAGGCTCAAGGGAAGGAAAATATCATGCCCTTTTTATGGTCTTAGTTGTCATTAATCTGGTGGGTGCCTGCCAGGCGTTGGGAACTTTAATGGCACTGGGAATTATGATGTTACCCGCCATTACCGCCCGCTTAATTTCAACTCAAGTTTGGTCCACAGCCTTGCGCTCTATGATCATTGCGGCAATTTGTAGCTACCTGGGCTTAATCTTATCTTTCCAATTTAATTGGCCTTCTGGTCCTACAATTATTTTACTGTGCGGAATCATATATTTGGTGGTCCTGACGGTAACAACACTAAAAAGCCATAGCCTTGCTTAG
- a CDS encoding metal ABC transporter ATP-binding protein gives MPQLTTIDIKSHSYGTIRALEACQFSINEKDLIAIIGPNGGGKSTLIKIIAGLFLPTRGAINHQKLQPLDIAYLAQRTEIDRTFPIRVEDVIAMGLWPKTGGGRGLCAADHQRIHEILVKVGLSGYEKRSISQLSGGQLQRMFFGRVMAQDAKLILLDEPFTGIDQPTVSHLLKLIREWHADGKTVVAVLHDIPIVRQVFPLTALVARSLIAYGPTADVLTLETLTKATFDV, from the coding sequence TTGCCTCAACTTACCACAATTGATATTAAGTCTCATTCGTATGGCACGATCCGGGCTTTGGAGGCGTGCCAATTTTCTATTAATGAAAAAGATTTAATTGCCATTATTGGCCCCAATGGGGGTGGCAAAAGCACCTTAATTAAAATAATAGCAGGGTTATTCCTTCCGACCAGGGGGGCAATTAACCACCAGAAGTTGCAACCCTTAGATATTGCTTATTTAGCCCAAAGAACAGAAATTGATCGCACTTTCCCCATTAGAGTGGAAGACGTCATTGCGATGGGATTGTGGCCAAAAACTGGTGGCGGCCGAGGCCTTTGTGCGGCTGATCATCAGCGGATTCATGAGATTCTTGTAAAGGTGGGATTATCAGGATATGAAAAACGGTCAATTTCTCAATTAAGTGGGGGGCAACTCCAGCGTATGTTTTTTGGCCGCGTGATGGCACAGGATGCTAAACTTATTTTATTAGATGAACCTTTTACCGGAATTGATCAGCCAACAGTAAGTCATTTGCTAAAATTAATCCGGGAATGGCACGCCGATGGTAAAACGGTTGTGGCTGTATTACATGATATTCCGATTGTTCGCCAAGTATTTCCGTTGACTGCGCTGGTGGCGCGCTCTTTGATAGCCTATGGTCCCACAGCCGACGTTTTAACCCTTGAGACGCTAACAAAGGCAACCTTTGATGTATGA